Proteins encoded in a region of the Deltaproteobacteria bacterium genome:
- a CDS encoding type II toxin-antitoxin system prevent-host-death family antitoxin, which yields MATKSATKLVDALSARTHFGEMMEEAEKEKTRFLVSRRGKPKVVILSVEDYLKNVVKQPEILTTIQRSARKAGLDEMSDEEIEGEIASYRRSKTKKGIPVNTQKDGLMGRPKDYRRWRDY from the coding sequence ATGGCGACTAAATCGGCAACGAAACTGGTCGACGCCCTTTCCGCCCGGACCCATTTTGGGGAAATGATGGAAGAAGCGGAGAAGGAAAAAACTCGGTTCCTGGTGAGTAGGCGGGGAAAACCAAAAGTAGTCATTTTAAGTGTGGAAGACTATCTGAAGAACGTCGTAAAACAACCTGAGATTTTGACCACCATTCAGCGCAGCGCGCGGAAAGCCGGGCTGGACGAGATGAGCGACGAAGAAATTGAAGGCGAGATCGCTTCTTACCGCCGGTCCAAGACCAAGAAGGGAATTCCTGTCAACACTCAGAAAGACGGCCTTATGGGTCGTCCCAAAGATTACCGTCGATGGCGTGACTACTGA
- a CDS encoding PIN domain-containing protein, producing MTTDPDDNAFLECALESKADFLITGNIHHFPEKKFRNTSIVPPAEFVSHAAKLIR from the coding sequence GTGACTACTGACCCGGATGACAATGCCTTTTTAGAATGTGCTTTGGAATCCAAGGCTGACTTTTTGATCACCGGTAACATCCACCATTTTCCCGAAAAAAAATTCCGCAATACTTCGATTGTCCCTCCTGCCGAATTCGTTTCCCATGCGGCGAAACTAATCAGGTAG
- a CDS encoding response regulator, producing MTESVLKGKKILAVDDEPDVLAVLEEEILGACPGCTIDKATSYEGAMALLKSKEYDMVVLDIMGVRGFELLEMAVSRKFKVAMLTAHALNAEALKKSHDLGAGVYLPKEKLAEIVPFLEDLLKYEHTPGWKRLLKKLENYFDERFEEDWKKKTGITYW from the coding sequence ATGACAGAATCGGTTTTAAAGGGTAAGAAGATACTGGCGGTTGATGATGAACCGGACGTCCTGGCGGTACTGGAAGAAGAGATCCTCGGGGCCTGTCCGGGCTGCACCATCGACAAGGCTACCAGCTACGAAGGGGCAATGGCCCTGCTGAAATCAAAGGAGTACGATATGGTCGTTTTGGACATCATGGGTGTCCGCGGCTTCGAGCTCCTTGAAATGGCCGTCTCCCGGAAATTCAAGGTGGCCATGCTGACGGCCCATGCTCTGAACGCCGAGGCTCTCAAAAAGTCCCATGATCTGGGTGCCGGGGTCTACCTGCCGAAAGAAAAGCTGGCAGAAATCGTTCCTTTTCTTGAGGACCTTCTAAAATACGAGCATACGCCGGGTTGGAAGCGACTTCTGAAGAAACTCGAAAACTATTTCGACGAACGGTTTGAAGAAGACTGGAAGAAGAAAACAGGGATCACCTACTGGTGA
- a CDS encoding acyl-CoA carboxylase subunit beta, which produces MNGRLEELRAAKAKTLLGGGRERIDRQHKAGKLTARERIDLLLDSGSFQEWNMLLGHAHGLPAEGVVTGAGMIHGRPVCVFSQDATVAGGSMSHWHGFKVHRTIERAIEMRVPLIGLFDSPGARVERPDDGGNAGVVPNSDKHEASVFYPNTQASGVIPQISAILGSCAGTAAYSPALTDFIFMVDGISHLFITGPRIVKSTLGEEIGLEELGGARVHTRVSGVADLRFKNEQECFIGLRRLLSFLPQNNQELSPLSDTGDDPDRLDEGLASIIPESPSRAYDVRKVITRLADKGDFFEIKPEFAGEIVVGFSRLGGHSVGFIANQPMIRAGSLTVDSSDKEARFIRFCDAFNIPLILLIDTPAYMPGSAQEHRGIIRHGAKVLYALCESTVPRIGLILRKSYGGGNLGMGITPGMKVDFTFYWPSAEAGILGAQQSVDLFYADEIAKAEDKEAFRAEMVRQYRERYANPIINASGNLYAEDVIDPAETRRILIRSLQFLRTKSRNLTVFKRHGNMPM; this is translated from the coding sequence ATGAATGGGCGATTGGAAGAACTCCGGGCTGCCAAAGCGAAAACCCTTCTCGGCGGAGGCCGGGAGCGCATTGACCGACAGCATAAGGCCGGAAAACTGACCGCCAGGGAGAGGATCGACCTTTTGCTCGACTCCGGAAGTTTCCAGGAATGGAATATGTTGCTCGGGCACGCCCATGGACTCCCCGCTGAAGGCGTAGTGACCGGGGCAGGAATGATACATGGGAGGCCTGTCTGTGTCTTTTCACAGGACGCGACCGTTGCCGGCGGTTCCATGAGCCATTGGCATGGATTCAAGGTGCACCGGACCATTGAACGAGCCATTGAGATGCGGGTTCCCCTCATAGGACTGTTTGATTCCCCTGGGGCCAGGGTGGAAAGACCTGATGACGGCGGAAACGCCGGTGTCGTTCCGAACAGCGACAAACATGAGGCCTCCGTCTTTTACCCCAACACCCAAGCCTCGGGAGTGATACCCCAGATCTCTGCGATCCTGGGGAGTTGCGCCGGCACGGCCGCTTATTCTCCGGCCCTCACCGATTTTATATTCATGGTCGATGGTATCAGCCACCTGTTCATCACCGGCCCGCGAATCGTCAAGTCGACTTTAGGGGAAGAAATCGGCCTGGAAGAATTGGGCGGGGCCAGGGTCCACACCAGGGTCTCGGGTGTGGCCGATCTGAGGTTCAAGAATGAACAGGAGTGCTTTATCGGCCTAAGAAGACTCCTTTCTTTTCTTCCTCAAAACAACCAAGAACTTTCCCCGCTGTCAGATACCGGAGATGATCCAGACCGCCTGGATGAGGGCCTGGCCTCGATCATACCGGAATCACCGAGCAGGGCTTATGACGTCCGCAAGGTGATTACCCGCCTGGCCGATAAGGGGGATTTTTTTGAAATAAAGCCCGAATTTGCCGGGGAGATTGTCGTGGGCTTCTCCCGTCTTGGAGGGCACAGCGTCGGTTTCATAGCCAATCAACCCATGATCCGCGCCGGAAGTCTCACCGTGGACAGCTCCGACAAAGAGGCCCGTTTTATCCGGTTCTGCGATGCCTTCAATATACCGCTCATCCTGCTTATCGACACACCGGCCTATATGCCCGGCTCGGCCCAGGAGCACAGAGGAATCATCCGCCATGGCGCCAAGGTGCTCTACGCCCTCTGCGAGTCCACCGTGCCCCGTATAGGCCTTATTCTGCGCAAGTCTTACGGCGGCGGCAATCTGGGCATGGGCATCACACCGGGTATGAAGGTGGACTTCACCTTTTACTGGCCTTCGGCCGAGGCCGGGATTCTCGGGGCACAGCAGTCGGTCGACCTGTTCTATGCCGACGAGATCGCCAAGGCCGAAGATAAAGAGGCCTTCCGGGCGGAGATGGTCCGTCAGTACCGCGAAAGATACGCCAATCCGATTATCAATGCCTCCGGGAATCTCTATGCCGAGGATGTGATTGATCCGGCGGAAACAAGAAGGATACTTATCCGTTCTTTACAATTCCTGCGAACCAAATCCAGGAATTTGACGGTTTTTAAAAGGCATGGGAATATGCCTATGTAA